One genomic segment of bacterium includes these proteins:
- a CDS encoding FAD-binding oxidoreductase, whose product MRSCDAVVIGGGIAGMSAAYSLARRGVEVVVLEREDSLTAHSTGRSAAQYIETYGGPVNQALTVASRDFLLSNADGLAAVELLQPRAVLWVAPAEHLGDLEQLRQEMSPLTPHLAIVGPDEARTHCPVLSPQWVAGGLFEEGSYDIDVAGLHQAFLRGARRHGTTVVRSSPVEGLDRASGRWELRAAAGAFAAPVVVNAAGAWADDVAGRAGVPPLGLAPLRRTIFTFAAPAAYAAEEVWRWPLVTDIGGRFYFKPEGPSQILGSPADETPDAPCDARAEELDVARGIDAVNGATTLGVRAVRSVWAGLRTFAADRHPVAGFDEGTEGFVWCAGQGGTGIQTSPAMGEAVASIVCGTVPPAALSAVIGQLSPGRLRHTG is encoded by the coding sequence GTGCGGTCATGTGACGCGGTCGTCATCGGAGGCGGCATCGCAGGCATGTCGGCCGCGTACTCGCTCGCGCGCCGGGGCGTCGAGGTCGTCGTGCTCGAGCGGGAGGACTCGCTGACGGCGCACAGCACGGGACGGTCGGCCGCCCAGTACATCGAGACCTACGGCGGACCGGTGAACCAGGCGCTCACCGTTGCCTCCCGTGACTTCCTGCTGAGCAATGCCGACGGCCTGGCCGCGGTGGAACTGCTGCAACCGCGTGCGGTCCTCTGGGTCGCCCCGGCGGAGCACCTCGGCGACTTGGAGCAGCTCCGGCAGGAGATGTCGCCGCTCACGCCGCATCTGGCGATCGTCGGGCCGGACGAGGCCCGGACGCACTGTCCCGTCCTGAGCCCCCAGTGGGTGGCGGGGGGCCTATTCGAGGAGGGGAGCTACGACATCGACGTGGCCGGCCTGCACCAGGCGTTCCTGCGCGGTGCCCGACGCCACGGCACCACCGTCGTGCGTTCCAGCCCGGTCGAGGGGCTGGACCGCGCGAGCGGCCGCTGGGAGTTGCGAGCTGCCGCCGGGGCGTTCGCGGCGCCGGTCGTCGTCAATGCCGCCGGGGCATGGGCGGACGATGTGGCCGGCCGCGCCGGGGTGCCGCCCCTCGGGCTGGCGCCGCTGCGCCGCACCATCTTCACCTTCGCCGCTCCCGCCGCGTATGCCGCCGAGGAGGTGTGGCGCTGGCCGTTGGTGACCGACATCGGCGGCAGGTTCTACTTCAAACCCGAGGGGCCGTCTCAGATCCTGGGTTCGCCGGCCGATGAGACGCCGGATGCGCCCTGTGACGCCCGTGCGGAGGAGTTGGACGTGGCGCGGGGCATCGACGCCGTGAATGGTGCCACGACGCTGGGCGTGCGCGCCGTCCGCTCGGTGTGGGCCGGTCTGCGCACCTTCGCCGCCGACCGACACCCCGTGGCGGGGTTCGACGAGGGGACCGAGGGATTCGTGTGGTGCGCCGGTCAGGGAGGCACCGGCATCCAGACCTCGCCGGCGATGGGCGAGGCGGTCGCCTCCATCGTCTGCGGGACGGTGCCGCCGGCGGCGCTCAGCGCGGTGATCGGGCAGCTCTCACCGGGGCGGCTCCGGCA